The following are encoded together in the Bos mutus isolate GX-2022 chromosome 3, NWIPB_WYAK_1.1, whole genome shotgun sequence genome:
- the ATP5PB gene encoding ATP synthase F(0) complex subunit B1, mitochondrial — protein sequence MLSRVVLSAAAAAAPSLKNAALLGPGVLQATRIFHTGQPSLAPVPPLPEHGGKVRFGLIPEEFFQFLYPKTGVTGPYVLGTGLILYLLSKEIYVITPETFSAISTIGFLVYIVKKYGASVGEFADKLNEQKIAQLEEVKQASIKQIQDAIDMEKSQQALVQKRHYLFDVQRNNIAMALEVTYRERLHRVYREVKNRLDYHISVQNMMRQKEQEHMINWVEKRVVQSISAQQEKETIAKCIADLKLLAKKAQAQPVM from the exons ATGCTGTCCCGGGTGGTACTTTCTGCCGCCGCCGCAGCAG CCCCTTCTCTGAAGAACGCAGCCCTCCTCGGTCCAGG GGTATTGCAGGCAACGAGGATCTTTCACACAGGGCAGCCAAGTCTTGCCCCTGTACCACCTCTTCCTGAACATGGAGGAAAAGTTCGTTTTGGGCTGATCCCTGAGGAATTCTTCCAGTTCCTTTATCCTAAAACTGGTGTAACAG gaCCCTATGTGCTTGGAACTGGGCTTATCTTATATTTACTCTCCAAAGAAATATACGTGATAACTCCAGAGACCTTCTCTGCCATATCAACAATAGGGTTCCTTGTCTATATAGTTAAAAAATATGGTGCTTCTGTTGGGGAATTTGCTGATAAACTCAATGAG CAAAAAATTGCCCAACTGGAAGAGGTGAAACAGGCGTCCATCAAACAAATCCAGGATGCTATTGATATGGAGAAGTCACAGCAGGCACTGGTTCAAAAGCGCCATTACCTTTTTGATGTTCAAAGG AATAACATTGCTATGGCCTTGGAGGTTACTTACCGGGAACGGCTGCATAGAGTATACAGGGAGGTAAAGAATCGCCTGGACTATCACATCTCTGTGCAGAATATGATGCGTCAGAAGGAACAAGAGCACATGATAAACTGGGTGGAGAAGCGTGTGGTGCAGAGCATCTCTGCACAGCAG